A section of the Acanthochromis polyacanthus isolate Apoly-LR-REF ecotype Palm Island chromosome 13, KAUST_Apoly_ChrSc, whole genome shotgun sequence genome encodes:
- the rwdd2b gene encoding RWD domain-containing protein 2B: protein MSYLEWAESQLAEIELLTSMFPTLDELELTDQLALAELRDYVESSASADSPPPSRPQFLIKQKLDSANTETEVIMSCAYPSEYPCVLPEITVRCSSLNRAQQTELQTHLNAYLTENCQGEVCVLSAVDWVKDNLQVFVNKSLLVTPVPKKEPASSQPQEVFSRLWIYSHHIYNKSKRKNILEWSKELCLSGFSMPGKPGIVCVEGPQSACEEFWSRVKVLTWKKIMIRHREDIPLDRQGEDSRTVESIDSLRKFTGFEEAMFDPHGNRGNHMDLGQLYQFLNEKGCCDVFQIYFGIEGR, encoded by the exons ATGTCTTACTTGGAGTGGGCTGAGTCTCAGCTTGCAGAGATTGAGCTGCTAACCAGCATGTTCCCCACGCTGGATGAGCTGGAGCTCACCGACCAGCTTGCACTAGCGGAGCTCAGGGACTACGTGGAGAGTTCAGCCTCAGCAGACAGCCCTCCTCCCTCCAGACCGCAGTTTCTCATCAAACAGAAGCTGGACTCTGCAAACACGGAG ACGGAGGTCATTATGTCCTGTGCTTATCCATCTGAATATCCCTGTGTGTTACCAGAAATAACAGTCCG GTGTTCCAGTCTCAACAGGGCCCAGCAGACAGAACTCCAGACACATCTCAATGCATACCTCACAGAAAACTGCCAGGGGGAAGTATGTGTTCTCTCTGCTGTGGACTGGGTGAAAGACAACTTGCAGGTCTTCGTTAATAAGAGCTTATTAGTGACACCAGTTCCCAAGAAAGAGCCTGCCTCTTCACAGCCACAGGAAGTTTTCAGCCGCCTGTGGATCTACAGTCACCACATCTACAACAAGTCAAAGCGGAAGAACATCTTGGAGTGGTCCAAGGAGCTGTGCCTGTCAGGATTCAGCATGCCTGGGAAGCCtggtattgtgtgtgtggaaggtCCTCAATCAGCCTGTGAGGAGTTCTGGTCCAG AGTCAAGGTTCTGACATGGAAGAAGATCATGATTCGACATAGAGAGGATATTCCCCTTGATCGTCAGGGCGAGGACAGCAGGACTGTTGAAAGCATAGACTCCCTGCGCAAATTCACTGGCTTTGAAGAGGCAATGTTTGACCCTCATGGGAACAGAGGTAATCACATGGACCTTGGGCAGCTCTATCAGTTCTTAAATGAGAAAGGCTGTTGTGATGTCTTTCAGATATATTTCGGGATTGAAGGAAGGTAG